A stretch of Lathyrus oleraceus cultivar Zhongwan6 chromosome 6, CAAS_Psat_ZW6_1.0, whole genome shotgun sequence DNA encodes these proteins:
- the LOC127092018 gene encoding uncharacterized protein LOC127092018, whose translation MAFDVSTFETLTPSRFISFTIPNPSSSSHSLLRVAVLDSPLQPTHQPRIAAMLVPQDRETDWIFSTKSGHLQLLFTSPLISRFILIGNQPHSDSDSLNHIYHRPLNCSLNHPGFDFEVWSKPLLLALSPKSLFKNGIPEIPILSYEDSLLSSVVIHQCISSHVGEMLIEDVEIETQSETQNHGGFQREFRRRLRFKRMPNLIQTEVLIVPELGSSSKSLCIEDAKFMLDLRILVHPYLAPMVASLSIISESIDGRIRNGLRPKALCLGVGGGALLTFLAIQLGFEVIGVDSDKEVLKVAKNYFGLEESEFVHVILGDAVKYMKKLAYHGKQQSKSSFADGFGHLANGEVAHKFDVIMVDLDSSDIRDGISSPPLEFVRKNVLLAAKLVLSELGILAVNVISPSQTFYDNLVNHFQKIFHDLYKIDVGNGENFILIATVTPQVFSVGDCSSPFLLQLKSVIPITYINSIRKI comes from the coding sequence ATGGCCTTCGACGTATCAACCTTTGAAACCCTAACCCCTTCTCGCTTTATCTCCTTCACCATACCCAACCCATCCTCCTCTTCCCATTCTCTCCTCCGAGTTGCTGTTCTTGACTCGCCACTCCAACCCACTCACCAACCCCGCATTGCTGCTATGTTAGTCCCACAAGACCGTGAAACTGATTGGATCTTCTCTACTAAATCAGGTCATCTCCAACTTCTCTTCACTTCTCCTCTAATATCCCGTTTCATTTTGATCGGTAACCAGCCTCATTCTGATTCCGATTCTTTAAATCATATTTACCACCGTCCGTTGAATTGTTCATTGAATCATCCAGGGTTTGATTTTGAGGTCTGGTCAAAACCTCTTCTCCTTGCTTTGTCTCCTAAATCTTTGTTTAAAAACGGTATCCCTGAGATACCGATTTTGAGTTACGAAGATAGCTTGCTTTCTAGTGTAGTAATACATCAATGTATTAGCTCTCATGTTGGGGAAATGTTGATTGAAGATGTCGAAATTGAAACTCAGAGTGAAACTCAAAATCATGGTGGTTTTCAAAGAGAGTTTCGAAGGCGGTTGAGGTTCAAGAGGATGCCTAATCTGATTCAAACAGAAGTGCTTATTGTTCCAGAGCTGGGTTCTAGTTCGAAAAGTTTATGCATTGAAGATGCAAAGTTTATGCTTGATCTTCGAATTTTGGTTCACCCTTACTTGGCACCTATGGTGGCTAGTCTTTCAATAATAAGTGAATCTATAGATGGGCGAATTCGAAATGGGTTAAGACCAAAAGCTTTATGCCTTGGGGTTGGAGGTGGGGCTTTGCTAACTTTTCTGGCAATTCAATTGGGTTTTGAGGTCATCGGTGTTGATAGTGATAAGGAGGTTTTGAAGGTGGCAAAGAACTACTTTGGATTGGAAGAATCTGAATTTGTCCATGTTATCCTTGGGGACGCGGTTAAATATATGAAGAAACTTGCTTACCATGGAAAACAACAAAGTAAGAGTTCTTTTGCTGATGGTTTTGGTCACTTGGCGAATGGTGAGGTAGCTCATAAGTTTGATGTTATTATGGTTGATTTGGATTCAAGCGATATAAGAGATGGTATAAGTTCTCCACCCCTGGAATTTGTTAGAAAGAATGTTCTACTTGCTGCAAAATTAGTTCTTTCTGAACTTGGAATTCTTGCAGTTAATGTTATTTCTCCAAGTCAGACATTCTATGACAATTTGGtcaatcattttcagaaaattTTCCATGATCTGTACAAGATAGATGTGGGGAATGGTGAAAATTTCATTCTTATTGCCACAGTAACACCTCAGGTGTTTTCTGTTGGGGATTGTAGTAGCCCTTTTCTGTTGCAATTGAAATCAGTTATTCCAATAACATACATAAATTCCATAAGGAAGATATAA